aaataataccattttattggactaatacatttagctttcagaggccaaaacctccgtcctcgggtcagtacagtatagtgctgttacagtatcctatcctgacctgaggaagggggttttgttctccgaaggttagtcaaaatgtattaaaattagtccaataaaaagattaccttatttacatgttctattataaacatttaacacatctacaatactttatcctaaagcaaaaaaaataaaaaaatatattttatttacagttcgttgtctctggtttctgctttcctcatcttcttttcaccgtcttccttccatccagcatctgtcttcactctctctctctctctctctgccatccagtgtctgccctctctgccgtcccttccatccactgcctgccctttctctctgccccttcaatccaccatttgccctccctctcccatccatccagggtctgccctccctcgctcccccttccatctaggatctgtccccctctctctctctgccccttttttcagcccccagttccagcccccttctcccctctgaacacccccaccccagtccccttctcccctccccttctcctgtctgagacccccaccacagtccccttctcccctcccctgtctgagacccccaccccagtccccttctctcctctgaacacccccatcccagtccccttctcccctccccttcccttcttccctctgagatccccaccccagtccccttctcccctcccctgtctgagatccccaccccagtccccttctcccctccccttctcccctctgagatccccaccccagtccccttctcccctccccttttcccctctgagacccccaccccagtccccttctctcctcaacacccccaccccagtccccttctcccctcccctgtctgagacccccaccccagtccccttctcccctctgaacacccccacctgagtccctttcgcccctctccttccccacctcagtcccgttaaaaccggcgaagcagcgtcgcaggcagcgcctcgtgccctgcttgtaaaaaaaaatcaaatctccttccttctcctcgtcttgacgtcgactcgggccttccaatcaaattgattggaaggcccgagtcgacgtcaagacgaggaggagaaggaggaaggagatttgatttttttttttttacaagcagggcacgaggcgctgcctgcgacgctgcttcgccggtttttaaaatgtgcggcgccgcgggaacggccacgggaggcggcgggagcggagcaccccccacccactggcacccggggcggaccgcccccccccttggtatgccactgtgtaAGGCtgtaaaaacttatttgttctaATTTGAAAATTGATGGTCTGATTTATTTTGTTAAACTGGCAGAttgtttttaatattgttttatttgttgtgttgtatttttgttattttatgaGTGTATGTAACCTGTTCTGCGCATGGTCGGGGGTTGGCCTGTAAATTTGAATACATAAATAATTGCATAAACCCGTATGGCCACCGCATCAGAGGTTTCTGTGTTTTGTGGTTCTGTGCTGTCACTTCCAGATCAGGTCTTTGCCCTTCGGTCTCGCCACGGGTCAAGGAATATTTACCAAGATTatggtgatggtagtggtggcagcctTCTTTAGCACAAGGGAATCGGAGTTCACCCATCTCTCAACAACTGCCTGGACTGGGAATGCTGTCTCTACAACATCCTTAGAACCTGATTGACTCGGAGGCAGAAGATCAGAGCAAGGAATTGGATCTGGGTCCCTCCACCTAGCATCAGACAGCACTGCCACTGGGTCAGCCTATAACAGGGGTATTATTCAACTCTgttctcgggacacacccagctaatcaggttttcaggatacccgcaatgagtatgcatgagatttgcatacagtggagacagtgcatgcagatttatctcatgcatattcattgtggatagcctgaaaacctgactgggtgtgtcatgaggactgggttgagaagcactggcctGTAAGGATAACATTTTATTGCAGCATAGCACATCAGGAGTTTAGCGAACTAAAATCTCCTCTTTCAGACTCTAagctttcatttattttttatttttttttacattaaatatCCCGGGAAAATGTCTAGAAAATTACACCTGGGTCTAGGGCAACCAGGGGTTATAAATGGCTCTTCTTTAACATGAAAAAGATGTTCCTTCTTGCCCCAAAGAGTGGgttcaggttttcagcatatccacaatgaatatgtatgagagatttgcttactaaagaggcagtgtatgcaaatcgatcttacgaatattaattgtggatatcctgaaaatctaacggGGGTTCctccagaacaggtttgggaacccctggatTAGGTTATACTCTGTGTGTATTTAAGCACTGGTTGTTTGCATTGCCAATATATGGAATTACTGTCATGTATCACAAGTCCCCAATCACATGTTTAATTTCAGTCGGTGCATTCTGAATATCCTTGctttcaataaatatttttaatcatttcaGATTTGCTTCATGTCCAGATTTTGCCATCAAGAACAGGTTTAGGTGACACTTTGTCATGCTAGTGTGTCTTTTTAATAAAATTGCAAGGTACCGTACAACCTCATACAGAAATCAGGATGAATAACCCTTATGTATCACAAAGCAATCAAATATAaatgatacaaaggaattataaacAAGGTACCATCTTCTGTCAAGCCTATAGTACAGGCAGGCCCCACAGAAAATTTAAGGGAAGAAACAAATCGTGCAATAACCCGTATTAACGTATACATCTGATCAATCACATATAAGACCTTTTAAATTCATTCAGATGATATGTGCACGCCACAGCAGGATCAGAATATCAGTGCTAGCAGTACCTAGCATCATCagggtttcatttgtattgtgctgaccaCACATATATCTCTGgtatatgaatgttcttccatgctgcctgTTATGGGATCATTATTCTGTTGACATCATGTTTCTGTTGTATGATTATTTTACCATGCATTtgtaatgtgtatatttctgattctGTATCATGTTGTTCCCGttactaggatttaatttgccACTTCCAAGtatacctcattgattgtatttatgcttatatttggtcattttactattatgatgttaacaaaattgtatgttgtgtttttggtttttttggtcAAGCTGTACAGTTCCTTGGGTGAacctcataaaggtggttaataaatcccaataaataaatcagcCTCATTCTCTTATCTGCTTATCTCTAAATCCCCTGGAGCGGTAGGAGCATGTGTTTTCGCTGCTGCTCTGCCTTACCTCAGCCAGCTCTGTTCTCTGTCATCACCACACAGGAATTGAAAGCAGAGAGCAATATTTCCTGTATCATGAGAAACAGGAAGTATTTGCTGTATGCATTCAACTTCTGCACAGTGGAATTTACAGGTGCTGGGCAGGTAGAAGGCTGGTGCTGGAACAGAGTTGGTAGAAAGGTCTGATGCTAGGACTGGGAATGGGAGAAATGGCAAATGCTTGGGGATAGGAGCAGAGCCTGAGAGCTGACAAGAGCAGGTGGAGGAATGGAGCTGGGGCTTGGAGATGGAATCTGATGCTGAGGCTGGTGTGCGTGGATGGGTGGTCAGTGACCAGATCCTGAAGTTACTGGGTTGCATGGGTAGGGGGTAGCAGGAGGGCAATGACCAGAAGTTCAGGCTGCTAGGGGAGAGGGATGAGACTGCTGGGGtgtgcataaataaatattccagttcATATGTTTGGCTCTTAGATCCTAAGAGAAGTTGTCAAAGCCTGGATTATGCAATAACTTAATTTTTCCCAATTGTCCCTTCCTGTACCCTTGTCCCCATGTCTCATTTGTACTATAGCTCTGGATGGGTGCTCATCCCAAAGGTGATGCTGTCATTCTTGACAACAGGATTACCGAGAAAACACTGGGGCAGTGGATAGCTGATCATCCTGGTTGCCTGGGATCGAAGGTCAAGGACAGTTTCCGGGGGCAACTGCCTTTTCTATTCAAAGTCCTGTCAGTTAATATAGCTCTCTCCATCCAGGCACATCCTGATAAGGTAGGGATTTTTGTGCTTATCGAAATAAAAGCATGTCTTGGTGGCTGAATTTGTAGATTGGATAGGTTATGAATGAAATAATGGTGAGTATATGTGTTGGTGACTATCAGTGCCTGGATGGGTGATGGTAGGTATGTCTTTGGATGGAGGTGTAGTGTGTGTATTGATGTGTGGATAGCaggtgatgttttttttttttgtggctgagtTAAGAGTATAAGAATTGGTGAATATTAATGACAAATGTGTATGCATGAACACACGAATGACTGTGCATCTTGGTTCCTGAATGTTTTGATACCTGTTCAGGAGATGGTGGATACTCCTGTGTGGAGGGATGGGTATGAATTAATGAGTGTGTTGATATATGAATGGGTCATAATGGTAGCTCACTGTAGAAGATCATGTGTGAGTACTGGATACATGTGCAAGTGTTAGATATACCCACCAACAGCCATTAATTCATTATGTATGAAATGTGTTACACTGCTATGTACATACGTCACTTATTTTCATACTCAAGATAAGTTTATATGTAAATCTAATGTGTTATGTAAATTCCGCCATGCAGCCCTAAGTATACTGACAGTGCACTGTAAATTTCACTTATtacaattaaaatacaaattttgGTATATTACTACTTCCCAAGTATTAGAATCtgtagcattccagaaatactttacataagaacataagccttgccatactgggacaaaccaaaggtccatcaagcctagtatcctgtttccaacagtggccaatctaggtcacaagtacctggcaatataccaaaaaaaaaatgggaatgTAAATTgtcacacactaaaaacactcgCTGGTCACATCCATAGGGAAACTGTGTTGTGCTTTCACAAGTCTGGAAAAGTTCACCTAAGCATTGCCACTCATCTGAAGACCATGTGAAAATGTTATATACCCTCACAGTTCATAACGCCATCAGAGAAAGGTGTTCCATAAGTTCCAAGTTGCTCAGATACAAAAATAATTTCTAGAGACAAAATTTTATAGACTGTGGAACTGTTCTGTTCTCAAAGGGAGGATTTTACAAATGTTATCTAtaaaccactagaacataccaagtaaaataaaactcaaacatatcaccaccatggaaagcagcctgcggagtaccccaaggatcaccattatcaccaatactcttcaatataatgatgatcccactagcaaaatccctatccaatcgaggcctcaacccgttcatctacgcagatgacattaCAATCcatattcccttcagacatgacttaacagaaataaccaatgaaatcaatgacggcctaaacatcatggacacttgggcaaattcattccaactgaaactaaacactaaaaaaaaccacactgcctcatcctctcatctcaacataacaagtacaagcccacaaccataaacaccccaggacacaccctccctacctcagatagcctaaaaatactcggagtcacaatcgaccgcaaccttacccttgagagccaagtaaactccgtaataaagaaaatgttctactcaatatggaaacttaaatgattaaagcctttcttcccgagagaaatttttcaaaacctaatacaatcaatggtcctaaatcatgcagattactgcaacagaatctacgcgggatgcaaagatcaactcacaaaaaaactccagaccgcccaaaacacagcagccaggctgatatttggtaaaacacgattcgaaagtgccaaacccctccgagaaaagctgcactggctcccaatcaaagaaaggatcatcttcaaaatctgcactctagtccacaaaattatctacggcgtagtcccaggatacatgatagaccttatagatctaccaaccaggaacagaatccgatcatcacgatcatacctaaacctacactaccctaattgtaaaggacttaaatacaaaacacctTACGCATCCTACTTCtacctaagtgcacaactatggaatgcactcccaaaagctgtgaaaacaatccatcaccatttaaacttcaggaaatcactaaaaaccaacctcttcaaaaaggcttaccccaccgatccaccataaatccccacacccagcaacacagcataaccaatgatcgtactgaacAATACACAGtctacattcccttcgaccctcatgttgcctgatacacacctacctcattagaccacaatacaacttgtatttgttatcaaacaaattggcgaatgcctttacggtactatgtaagccacattgagcctgcaaataggtgggaaaatgcggggtacaaatgtaacaaataataaataaagatggGCCTGTCTTTCCTTTGTTACAATAACTCTAGGAattcattaaaaaagaaaaagcagtaaTGCATAGTTTCCCAAACTTGCCCTTGTGCCTtcacagccagttgggttttgcAGGGTATGCAGATTTATCTTTTGCATGTTTCTTGTGGattcgtccccctcccccccctgtgtTTGATCACATAGTTTGGTTTGGGAAGTCCTGCAGTAATTCAGAGCTGCTAGGgtggttttttgtgggttttgggagaAGGCTGTTGTTGAGAGCTGTGACCCCAAGTTTTCCTCCTCCTATAGGAACTTGCCGTGAGACTCCATTCTCAGTTTCCTGAACACTATCCAGATGCAAACCATAAGCCTGAGATGGCCATCGCACTCACTCCCTTTGAGGGGATGTGTGGTTTCCGACCTGTAGAGGAGATTGTGGCTTTCCTCAAGAGTAAGACGGCAGAACTGCATGCAGCAGGGAAGCTggggtggaggaggagaatgagCAGGAATTGACTTTATGGGTAGGGAATTATTTTTGgtgactggtgggggggggggggagggcagagcaagTTCATACATTTTAGAAGGCTCTGAAACAAGAGGCCATGGGATGAGGGTGAAAGTTGATAGATggcaggaataatctaaggaaatatttctttacaaagGTGCTGGATATATAGAGGTGAGTTTACTGACCTCATCTGTATTGTGAAAGTATGGGACAAGCACACACACAGACTCTGtaatggagaggaagggatagtggatgggcagactggcttaggccatatggtctgtatttgctgtcattttctatgtttccagGTTTAACGTGatctaaaaataaaacctttaccCAAATTAATTTGTGTAATGGGGAAATAGGTTTTCCTGTGCAGTTTATGGTTTACAAGATTGCTAGCCGAGAAATGCAAGCATGTACTTAACATCTGTGTTAGCATGTTCACTAGGATTTTATCACTCTCCCCTTATCTCatctttgctctttttttttcttccccttctgTTGTTCTGTCTTGCCCACCAAATAGTTTTAAACAGTTGCCTGTCTCCATAGATGTCCCAGAATTATATGCACTAATTGGTGTAGTTTTAAACAGTTGCCTGTCTCCATAGATGTCCCAGAATTATATGCACTAATTGGTGGTGCAGCGGCAGAGCAGCTGGAGCGCTGTGCTCAGGCAGAACCTGACCCTCGTGGGATATCTGTTGCACTACGAACCTGCTTCACAAAGATGATGAAGAGTGAGAAGAAGGTTTTTGTGGACCAGCTGAACATGCTAGTGAAGAGAATTTCCCAGGAAGGTGTGTTCTTCATGTTTCTTAATGTTCTGACCCTAGAGAGTTGCAGCATCTTCTGTTTTGACTGCAGGAGAGACACTGCAGTGGTCTGGATTTTGCAGAGGGGAGTCTGAGGTCCTAAATAATGGCTGACACATTTTCCTGTTTCTCTCTTGTGCTTCCCATCACGGCCTGCTTCCTCTTGAGTTCATTCTCTATGCAGCTGTTTTAAAGAGAGCTGCTGATCTCTGGCTTATGCTGAATGTCGCAATTCAGTTATAAGGAAATAATAAAGTTCCTGATTTTGCCCGAGGTCCTAATAGTCAATTATCCAGCTTTACTATATATAATTATTATATAGTATTAGGACAAAAAGAAGGGAGATCCAGAGTAAGATGCTATAGGAACAAGAAATATGGTTTgatattaagtacataagcattgccacactgggacagaccaaaggtccatcaagcccagcatcctgtttccaagagtggccaatccaggtcacaaataactggcaagatccccaaaaagtacaaaatgttttatactgcttatcccagaaatagtgatttTGGTCTGTTTGGGTAGTAGGAGCAATGTAAAGTTTAACCTTTTGCAGATTTCAATGACTCGTTCTCCTTTTCATAACTCCATCATGGGCTACAGCAAAGAGGCTACTGGAGAGagaattctaacttttttttttttaatgcctttaTAGTATCTGCTGGGAAGGACATTACAAAGAGCAATGGAGATCTCCTTCTGCGGCTTCACTCTCAGTTTCCTGGGGACATTGGCTGTTTTGCCATATACTTTCTGAACATTGTGAATTTGAAGCCAGGGGAGGCTATGTTTCTGGGAGCCAATGAGCCACATGCCTACTTATATGGAGGTAAATAAAGCATATTTGTGTGCAAGGCATGGGTGTAGTGAGTTTTTAACCCACTTTAGTGGTATACACAAATTTAACTTGATTTAAATTAATATAGATGTATACATAGGGAGAATTAGGAAAATGATGTAAAAGTACCTTTTCTGATCATCTGGGGCAcagaaaaaatggggggggggggcggaaagaAGAGGGAGGAACCACAGAACATATTTAAACCAAAGGATATAGGTGTGGTAACTGAAGATCATGATGCTTCCCAGGAGAGGAATGTGTGTCCTGATTCCTTTCTATGTGTGAGCTTCATGTTCTCTGCAAACTGCACTGAATCTGCTGCATGATCTGTTTCTTAGCGTGGCTTGGACTCTGTGTGATATTGTTCACATACCATGTATCATTTTTCAGATAAGTGTTCTCTACTTTACAGACTGCATTGAATGCATGGCCTGCTCTGATAATACCGTCCGGGCAGGCCTTACACCCAAGTTCATTGATGTAAACGTTCTGTGTCAAATGCTTAATTACACACCAGCACCTGCCAGTTCCAAACTGTTTCCTGCTATGCACAGCCCCTCGGACCCATGCGCTTGCATCTACGACCCACCTGTGCCAGACTTCACAGTCATACGGATAGAGGTGAGCAGGCTGACTGGCCCCCCTTACCACAATAAGTTCTAATTAGACATTTgttctaatttcctttccttaaatcctgctagaccagtccagatctATTGGTTATGTTCCCTTACTTTGCAGATCAAGGCAGAAACTTAAAGATTCTGATGACATCAAAATCACAGGTGGTGCAGCCAGGAATATTTCAGTATGCTTAATGCCAAAGCAATTCAACATAGAAAACCAAACAACCCAGAACAGAAGGCCTCTTAGGGCTACCTTTGCAAAACTGACTATATAGAGACAGATGGCAGACCTAGAACCTAGGAATCCTGCAAATCCCTCAGTTTTTTGGGTcatgttctggactggtctagtaggactcaaggaaaagaaattaacaggtaagaaaaATGTTCACTTTTCTTATCctcctagaccagtccagacctgtGGGATGTACCAGAGCTTTTATCCCACAGGCTGGAAAGAAAACAGCTTCCAGGACTGCCCATCTAGCTGAAATGTTGGAAGAACTTGTTGCAGTTCTTGTCTGCAGAGGCAATGGCCCCTAGTTCAGCCCAGGAAGCAGCCTGCAACCAGGTAAAATGAGCCTTAAGGCCCCAAGGAACCTCTTTGAAGAATTTAGATTGACTTAATCCAGCACACAAGTGAAAACTTTGAGGCTACATATCCCTTGCAAGGACAAAAAGAAGATCTAACTAGAGACCAATGGAATTTCTGTTTCGGTTATGGTGCCAAAACTGTcccaaaatctttttttctgtCTGGACGGCTTTGATTTTGGTTTCAGCCGAAAGTGACAGgtgtttttggtggaagctgaaaattttgTTCATCCTGTTTGTTTCCCTCCCCCCGCCCCAAGTAAAGACCTCATCTGCACTGCTGTGGCAGCATTGGCTCAATTGGCTTTCCAGATCCAGCAGGCAATACAAGGTCTTGCTTACTGTGAGATGCTTGGGCTGTGCCCCACAGGGAGATATCAGAAAGGCTTCTGAAATGGGATGCACGAACTTGAGTACATAGCCCGGCCAAACCAACTCCAACCCATTGATTGGAGGTAATGAGGGTTCATTGTACTTCctctaggtccttaacaatctgtTCCAGATCCACACCAAAAAGCAAGACATCCACGGAAGGGGAGCTTGTGAGGGTACACCTTAAAGGAGGCATCACCTGTCCAATTTCTAAGCCACAGATATATATGAGATCATGCTTGAGGCTAGTGAGCACAAACTGATGCGAACAAGGTCATACTATACCTCTGCTACATGGACTGTCCCTGACTCCAGAAGGGCCATAtctggcaatggggg
This genomic interval from Microcaecilia unicolor chromosome 1, aMicUni1.1, whole genome shotgun sequence contains the following:
- the MPI gene encoding mannose-6-phosphate isomerase isoform X1 is translated as MAEVRVFPLSCTVQNYAWGKIGLNSEVAKLIASSDPLVHIEADKPYAELWMGAHPKGDAVILDNRITEKTLGQWIADHPGCLGSKVKDSFRGQLPFLFKVLSVNIALSIQAHPDKELAVRLHSQFPEHYPDANHKPEMAIALTPFEGMCGFRPVEEIVAFLKNVPELYALIGGAAAEQLERCAQAEPDPRGISVALRTCFTKMMKSEKKVFVDQLNMLVKRISQEVSAGKDITKSNGDLLLRLHSQFPGDIGCFAIYFLNIVNLKPGEAMFLGANEPHAYLYGDCIECMACSDNTVRAGLTPKFIDVNVLCQMLNYTPAPASSKLFPAMHSPSDPCACIYDPPVPDFTVIRIEVPPTMKQYSISAVDSASILLVIRGEATATSAAALSEMTLHRGSVVFISANESVSLDLNSAEGMLLFRACCLL
- the MPI gene encoding mannose-6-phosphate isomerase isoform X3 produces the protein MAEVRVFPLSCTVQNYAWGKIGLNSEVAKLIASSDPLVHIEADKPYAELWMGAHPKGDAVILDNRITEKTLGQWIADHPGCLGSKVKDSFRGQLPFLFKVLSVNIALSIQAHPDKELAVRLHSQFPEHYPDANHKPEMAIALTPFEGMCGFRPVEEIVAFLKNVPELYALIGGAAAEQLERCAQAEPDPRGISVALRTCFTKMMKSEKKVFVDQLNMLVKRISQEVSAGKDITKSNGDLLLRLHSQFPGDIGCFAIYFLNIVNLKPGEAMFLGANEPHAYLYGGSTHYEAILHLCR
- the MPI gene encoding mannose-6-phosphate isomerase isoform X2, with amino-acid sequence MGAHPKGDAVILDNRITEKTLGQWIADHPGCLGSKVKDSFRGQLPFLFKVLSVNIALSIQAHPDKELAVRLHSQFPEHYPDANHKPEMAIALTPFEGMCGFRPVEEIVAFLKNVPELYALIGGAAAEQLERCAQAEPDPRGISVALRTCFTKMMKSEKKVFVDQLNMLVKRISQEVSAGKDITKSNGDLLLRLHSQFPGDIGCFAIYFLNIVNLKPGEAMFLGANEPHAYLYGDCIECMACSDNTVRAGLTPKFIDVNVLCQMLNYTPAPASSKLFPAMHSPSDPCACIYDPPVPDFTVIRIEVPPTMKQYSISAVDSASILLVIRGEATATSAAALSEMTLHRGSVVFISANESVSLDLNSAEGMLLFRACCLL